From Triticum aestivum cultivar Chinese Spring chromosome 7B, IWGSC CS RefSeq v2.1, whole genome shotgun sequence:
ACCGGCGGTATGTCCTGCTTCCCCCGGTACCTGACGACCTAGCCGCTTCGGTGGAGCACCGGCTCCCCCATCCTTTCCTCGCTCCcctcggcgaggaggaggaggcggcgccaacagaAGAGACGGCATTCAGGGTGATCTGTTTGGCACTTGGCAAAACTAAGCTGGCAGCCTTCGCCTTCTCTTCAAGCACGGGACAATGGCGAGATGCTGCGTCCAAGGATTTGAGTGATTTGGGCCTTGGCATGCGTGACTCAGACATGATTTCATGGATGAACCCTTTTTACCTCAGGCGCCATTATGCTTATGGCTGCTTCTACTGGGATTTTCTCGTGGTCAAGCGGAATCTGTTGCTCGTGCTTGACATCAGGAGGATGGAGTTCTCCATTGCAGAACTCCCACCCGGTGGATGGTATAGGGAAGGTGTAGCCATCGTTGAGGCAGGGGAAGGCAGGCTTGGGATGTTTGGTCTCCGTGGTGAAAACGAAATTGCATCTGATCTCACTTATGCCGCCATTGTGCGAAACAGAGGTGAGAGTCCCAACCAGTGGCTGATGGAGAAGACAATCTCACTAGATTCTGGGTACCACTATTTTATCAAAGCTGTAACAGAGAGGTGTTTGCTATTGATGAGAACAGAATCCCTGCCAGGTTCACCTATAGAGAAGCCACTCCTTGAGTATTTCACAATGGACATCGAGACATTGCAGCTTCAGAGGGTTTGTGCGAAACGGTTCAAGCTCAGGCTACCCATGTCAAGCATATATGCCTACTTTTTTCAAACCGGGATATATACCAACTTTCCACCATCGTTGTTACCTCCACGGACAGTATGAAGTGGTAAAATTTCTATTGCATCCTTGTTATTTCCTTCCCTTTGTAATTATTGCACAGCTTATCTAATTCTTGATTGTTCATTATTACAATTGATTATTATTGTTTACATGATTTATTAGTATTttttccttgtgtgtgtgtgtgggaaagCTAAGCATGCTTGAGAGCATATTTGTGTTCTGTTATCTTGTTTGTTCCAACTGGCATTTTAATTGAACGAGGTTGGTAAGAAAATAATATCTTGGACACTGTGAGTAGCTTATGCACGAGTCCTGATGGAACCAATTATTTCGAATGTAACATAGAAGGAATACAAGTTTGGATCCAGTTTACCTCAAGAAATTTCATTAAAGTCAAGGACCACTCATTTTGTACATTAGTATTCTTTTGATAGATATACAAGTAGGGACAAAAGTTTCCTTTTAATCATTTTCACATGTACAGTATAATTTATTAATTTTATGTCGCGATGTTATTTAGAAATCCGCATAATTTGGTACGGTCAGAAACAAGATTCTGAGTTACTGTTTAAAGTACTAAGAATAGCTTATGCATGCTCACAAGCTGTTTTATCTGAAATCAACCTCAAGGGAGTGCTTATCGCTGCACAGGCAACCAAAtttcttgtttatttcagtcaATCTCGACCACTTTTAGATCCTCGTGTCGTGGTAGTTCTCCTGAATTTTAAAGCGGATCATATGGGTGAGATGATTAACTTAAACTTTACCTTGCAGGCACACCAGCGTTTTTTTCAGAAAACCTGAAAAGCAAATGATCAGTGTATTAAGTAAAAGCAAGGGAAAATAGCACTTTGTCGCAAAAACATATTCACAATCCTGCTGTTTGCACCACCATCATCATTCTTATTTCCAAGTAAAACAAAAGAGAATCGTATGGTCTGATGATGTGCTAGCCTGCAATGGCAATGCCAGGCCAAACTTTCAGTATAACATATTGCTGTACATTTGATTTGATTTATGAGCTACTAGTACTAAACAAGCTGCTTACTTGAATTAGGAGTTGCTCACGCCAACAGTCAGCTCCCTGGTAAAACGTCACAAGAAAACTTTGCTGTCCTGAGGTTGTTTCAGGTGCTTGTGCATTAGCAATTTAGCGAGATGAATTTGTATTTGTTTCCTTTCTGTGAGTCCCTTTTGTACTGGGATGAATGGCAAACGGCACCTAGTGTGCTGGTTTTTGCTACCAATAGTCCAATACACACCTGTTTCTTTTTCAGTTGAATTTTGTTATACTGCTAGGTGCCTAGGTAGTATATTAACTCCTGGAACATGAATGTACCAATTCTGCGTGACTCAAGTTTTTCACAAATCATTTCCTTTATTATGTTGGCGTGCCTCTGTTTGGCTATGTATTCCAACCTGTGTTTCAAATTACAAGGCTAAGCACACTGAACTGAGTGTTTTGCAGTGACACATTTCAAATTCAGCTAAGAGCACTATATCAATgagatactccctccgatccaagaTAAGCGTTggaatttgaactaaaaccacgacacttattttggaccggagggagtactacataagcGCATATAATTTGTTCGTTTAATAGGTCGTAAGATCTCAAACATGTGTACAAGTTGGACCCAAGTTTCTTCTCTGGTATCTAAACTTATGTCCTTTTGTTTGTCCAGATTCAGTGGAGTCGCCAACAGATCAGCTTTTCTGAGTTCAGAGTGGTTGCTGTATCGATAGCATGGAGTTGTCACCAGATGTGATCCACCTTGCTGACAGGCCAATGCATGTCAATCTACAGAATTCCACGTGCATGTCGTCATATGTGAATGTTGTTCTTGTTTTCATGCTACTTCAAAGTACTTGTTGTATGTTTACTGTTTGCATTGTTAGGGGCTTGGGGGTGAGGACAGGGCAGCTCAATCTCTTCTCAACCCAAAAGTGATTATGTGTGTTTGGTTGGGTTCTTGTGGTGTTGATGTGAGCTGGAGATTCTTGGGATCTTGGTCTAGGCTTCTTTCAATTTTCACCTGGAGAAGATCACCGTGGAGCAAAACAAAAGGAGCCACAGACAATGAAATTAACACGTTCTAACTGTGGGAAAAGCGAGATTTTTGTTTTCAAGTACATTTCGATTCGATTAGTCTATCAATGTATTCATGTACATTGCAGGTCATATCCTTCTCTTAAACACATTTTTAGCCAAAGGCAGCAGC
This genomic window contains:
- the LOC123161265 gene encoding uncharacterized protein — encoded protein: MSSLSPNSIQQAAAHIRRRREGSRRPPLLPTGQEMPSPLTDFPGHLLAEIFLRLPDPGHPADLARASAACVTFRRLATDGSFLRAFRGLHAPLHLVLLNLGGFHPAFPPHPSAPTARALALVADFKFSFLPSHRQWIVWDVRDGRVLLSRKIAEDGQPRVFPELAVCDPLHRRYVLLPPVPDDLAASVEHRLPHPFLAPLGEEEEAAPTEETAFRVICLALGKTKLAAFAFSSSTGQWRDAASKDLSDLGLGMRDSDMISWMNPFYLRRHYAYGCFYWDFLVVKRNLLLVLDIRRMEFSIAELPPGGWYREGVAIVEAGEGRLGMFGLRGENEIASDLTYAAIVRNRESLPGSPIEKPLLEYFTMDIETLQLQRVCAKRFKLRLPMSSIYAYFFQTGIYTNFPPSLLPPRTV